One genomic segment of Accipiter gentilis chromosome 29, bAccGen1.1, whole genome shotgun sequence includes these proteins:
- the LRIG2 gene encoding leucine-rich repeats and immunoglobulin-like domains protein 2 isoform X2 has translation MRDLSHNHLLSSNWSIDLSVHTLQEVKMNYNELSEIPYFGETTSNITLLSLVHNTIPEINAEQLQVYLSLENLDLSSNLISEIKASSFPRMQLKYLNLSNNRITTLEAGCLDNLSSSLMVVKLNRNRISVIPPKIFKLPHVQFLELKRNRIKIVESLTFQGLESLKSLKMQRNGISRLMDGAFFGLGNIEELELEHNNLTEVNKGWLYGLRTLQQLYVSQNAINRISPDAWEFCQRLSELDLSYNQLTRLKESAFVGLGLLEKLNLGDNHISHIADGVFRGLTNLRTLDLRNNEISWAIEDANEAFVGLGRLDKLILQGNQIKSITKKAFSGLEGLEHLDLSNNAVMSIQENAFAQAHLKELILNTSSLLCDCQLKWLPQWLTDSHLQQAVNVSCAHPEWLAGQSLLSVDPDDFVCDNFPKPQIRVHPETTFALRGMNVTLTCTAVSSSDSPMSTAWRKDSEVLYDAEVENFARYQQQSGEVVEYTTVLHLFNVNFTDEGRYQCIVTNHFGSNYSNKAKLTVNELPSFLKTPMDLTIRTGAMARLECAAEGHPTPQISWQKDGGTDFPAARERRMHVMPEDDVFFIANVKIEDMGIYSCMAQNTAGGLSANATLTVLETPSFVRPLEDRTVTRGETAVLQCIAGGSPAPRLNWTKDDGPLTVTERHFFAAANQLLIIVDAGLEDAGKYTCIMSNTLGTERGHIYLNVLASPNCDSSQSGIVHEEDGWTTIGIVIIVVVCCVVGTSLVWVIVIYHMRRKSEDYSITNTEEMNLPADIPSYLSSQGTLSEPQEGYSNSEAGSHQQLMPPAGSYVHKGTDGGAAPLVICSDCYDNANIYSRTREYCPYAYITEEDPLDQTLPNLMVQMPKETYTARTQHETSTLDNLLADRDMSVFLTNHDKISEKKISSQQINEPFQLPLWGVNKDLALSHSHFLHHQSARETPRPLRSEGIIDSDREQAASPRPCHRLREHNFDFNRTRNVHDYSETT, from the exons ATGCG GGATTTAAGTCATAATCATTTATTGTCATCCAACTGGAGCATTGATTTGTCTGTTCATACACTACAAGAAGT gaaaatgaattACAATGAGCTAAGTGAAATTCCATATTTTGGAGAAACAACTTCTAATATAACTCTTCTCTCATT GGTACACAACACCATTCCAGAAATAAATGCTGAGCAACTCCAAGTTTACCTTTCTTTGGAAAATCTAGATCTTAGTTCTAATCTTATCTCAGAAATTAAAGCTTCTTCTTTTCCACGGATGCAACTGAAGTACCT GAATCTCAGTAACAACAGAATAACTACTCTAGAAGCAGGCTGTCTTGATAACTTATCTAGCTCACTAATGGTGGTAAAGCTGAACAGAAATAGGATTAGTGTGATTCCACCAAAGATCTTCAAATTGCCTCATGTGCAGTTTCT GGAACTGAAAAGAAACCGGATTAAAATAGTGGAAAGCCTTACATTCCAAGGACTGGAGTCCTTAAAATCCTTGAAAATGCAGCGCAATGGGATTAGCAGACTAATGGATGGAGCATTCTTTGGCCTGGGTAATATAGAAGAATT AGAACTGGAACATAATAACTTAACAGAAGTAAACAAGGGCTGGCTGTATGGTCTGCGGACATTGCAACAACTCTATGTTAGCCAGAATGCCATTAACAGGATCAGTCCAGATGCATGGGAGTTCTGCCAAAGACTTTCTGAGCT AGACTTGTCGTACAACCAGCTAACTCGCCTCAAGGAGTCTGCCTTTGTGGGACTTGGTTTATTGGAGAAACTAAACCTGGGTGACAATCACATTAGTCACATTGCTGATGGTGTGTTTAGAGGTCTGACAAATCTTCGAACCTT GGACTTGCGGAACAATGAAATCTCTTGGGCCATAGAAGATGCAAATGAAGCATTTGTGGGACTTGGCAGGCTGGATAAACT AATCTTGCAAGGAAACCAGATTAAATCTATTACCAAAAAAGCATTCTCTGGTCTTGAAGGACTTGAACATCT AGATTTAAGCAACAATGCAGTAATGTCCATCCAAGAAAATGCATTTGCCCAGGCTCACCTGAAGGAGCT AATTTTGAACACTAGCAGCTTGCTTTGTGATTGCCAGTTGAAATGGCTGCCACAGTGGCTCACTGACAGCCATTTACAGCAGGCTGTAAATGTTAGCTGTGCTCATCCTGAATGGTTAGCAGGACAAAGCCTTCTCAGTGTGGACCCTGATGACTTTGTCTgtg ataatttcCCTAAACCGCAGATAAGAGTGCATCCTGAGACCACCTTTGCTCTTCGAGGCATGAATGTGACTCTGACTTGCACTGCTGTGAGCAGCAGTGATTCACCCATGTCCACTGCCTGGCGTAAAGACAGTGAAGTATTGTATGATGCAGAGGTTGAGAATTTTGCCAGATATCAGCAGCAAAGTGGTGAGGTGGTCGAGTATACCACTGTCCTGCACCTTTTCAATGTGAATTTCACTGATGAAGGAAGGTATCAGTGCATTGTCACCAATCACTTTGGCTCTAATTATTCCAACAAAGCCAAGCTGACTGTCAATG AGCTACCTTCCTTCCTGAAAACCCCCATGGATCTTACTATCCGCACTGGGGCAATGGCCCGGCTGGAGTGTGCTGCAGAGGGCCACCCTACTCCACAGATTTCCTGGCAGAAAGATGGTGGCACAGACTTCCCTGCTGCAAGAGAGAGAAGGATGCACGTCATGCCTGAGGATGATGTGTTCTTTATTGCAAATGTGAAAATAGAAGACATGGGAATCTATAGCTGTATGGCACAAAACACTGCAGGTGGTTTGTCAGCAAATGCCACACTGACTGTGTTAG AAACTCCTTCCTTCGTTAGGCCCCTGGAAGACAGAACAGTAACCCGAGGTGAAACTGCTGTCTTGCAGTGCATAGCTGGTGGCAGTCCTGCCCCTCGCCTCAACTGGACTAAAGACGATGGCCCTTTGACAGTCACAGAACGGCATTTTTTTGCTGCAGCAAATCAACTCCTTATCATTGTGGATGCTGGACTAGAGGATGCTGGGAAGTACACATGCATTATGTCCAACACACTGGGCACCGAGCGTGGCCATATTTACCTAAATGTCCTGGCTTCTCCAAATTGTGATTCTTCCCAGAGTGGCATTGTCCATGAGGAGGATGGCTGGACAACAATAGGCATTGTGATTATTGTCGTGGTGTGCTGTGTTGTGGGAACATCCCTGGTATGGGTTATTGTGATCTACCACATGAGAAGGAAGAGTGAAGATTACAGCATCACTAACACAG AGGAGATGAACCTACCTGCAGACATTCCCAGCTATCTGTCCTCCCAAGGAACTCTGTCAGAGCCTCAGGAAGGCTACAGTAACTCAGAGGCAGGAAGCCATCAGCAGCTTATGCCTCCAGCCGGTAGCTACGTGCATAAAGGCACAGATG GTGGTGCAGCGCCATTGGTGATCTGCTCAGACTGTTACGACAACGCTAACATCTATTCCAGGACACGAGAGTACTGTCCATATGCCTACATCACAGAAGAGGACCCCCTGGATCAAACTCTCCCCAATCTCATGGTGCAGATGCCTAAGGAAACATACACAGCACGCACCCAGCATGAAACCAGTACTCTTGATAATCTCTTAGCAGACAGAGACATGTCTGTCTTCCTTACCAACCATGACAaaataagtgaaaagaaaatctcttcCCAGCAGATTAATG aaccTTTTCAGCTTCCTTTATGGGGAGTAAACAAAGACCTAGCGCTCTCTCATTCACACTTTCTGCATCATCAGTCAGCCCGCGAGACCCCACGACCTCTTCGAAGCGAGGGCATTATTGACAGTGACCGGGAACAAGCTGCTTCACCCAGACCTTGCCACAGGTTACGTGAACATAACTTTGATTTTAATAGGACACGGAACGTTCATGACTATAGTGAAACCACTTAA
- the LRIG2 gene encoding leucine-rich repeats and immunoglobulin-like domains protein 2 isoform X1, giving the protein MNYNELSEIPYFGETTSNITLLSLVHNTIPEINAEQLQVYLSLENLDLSSNLISEIKASSFPRMQLKYLNLSNNRITTLEAGCLDNLSSSLMVVKLNRNRISVIPPKIFKLPHVQFLELKRNRIKIVESLTFQGLESLKSLKMQRNGISRLMDGAFFGLGNIEELELEHNNLTEVNKGWLYGLRTLQQLYVSQNAINRISPDAWEFCQRLSELDLSYNQLTRLKESAFVGLGLLEKLNLGDNHISHIADGVFRGLTNLRTLDLRNNEISWAIEDANEAFVGLGRLDKLILQGNQIKSITKKAFSGLEGLEHLDLSNNAVMSIQENAFAQAHLKELILNTSSLLCDCQLKWLPQWLTDSHLQQAVNVSCAHPEWLAGQSLLSVDPDDFVCDNFPKPQIRVHPETTFALRGMNVTLTCTAVSSSDSPMSTAWRKDSEVLYDAEVENFARYQQQSGEVVEYTTVLHLFNVNFTDEGRYQCIVTNHFGSNYSNKAKLTVNELPSFLKTPMDLTIRTGAMARLECAAEGHPTPQISWQKDGGTDFPAARERRMHVMPEDDVFFIANVKIEDMGIYSCMAQNTAGGLSANATLTVLETPSFVRPLEDRTVTRGETAVLQCIAGGSPAPRLNWTKDDGPLTVTERHFFAAANQLLIIVDAGLEDAGKYTCIMSNTLGTERGHIYLNVLASPNCDSSQSGIVHEEDGWTTIGIVIIVVVCCVVGTSLVWVIVIYHMRRKSEDYSITNTEEMNLPADIPSYLSSQGTLSEPQEGYSNSEAGSHQQLMPPAGSYVHKGTDGGAAPLVICSDCYDNANIYSRTREYCPYAYITEEDPLDQTLPNLMVQMPKETYTARTQHETSTLDNLLADRDMSVFLTNHDKISEKKISSQQINEPFQLPLWGVNKDLALSHSHFLHHQSARETPRPLRSEGIIDSDREQAASPRPCHRLREHNFDFNRTRNVHDYSETT; this is encoded by the exons atgaattACAATGAGCTAAGTGAAATTCCATATTTTGGAGAAACAACTTCTAATATAACTCTTCTCTCATT GGTACACAACACCATTCCAGAAATAAATGCTGAGCAACTCCAAGTTTACCTTTCTTTGGAAAATCTAGATCTTAGTTCTAATCTTATCTCAGAAATTAAAGCTTCTTCTTTTCCACGGATGCAACTGAAGTACCT GAATCTCAGTAACAACAGAATAACTACTCTAGAAGCAGGCTGTCTTGATAACTTATCTAGCTCACTAATGGTGGTAAAGCTGAACAGAAATAGGATTAGTGTGATTCCACCAAAGATCTTCAAATTGCCTCATGTGCAGTTTCT GGAACTGAAAAGAAACCGGATTAAAATAGTGGAAAGCCTTACATTCCAAGGACTGGAGTCCTTAAAATCCTTGAAAATGCAGCGCAATGGGATTAGCAGACTAATGGATGGAGCATTCTTTGGCCTGGGTAATATAGAAGAATT AGAACTGGAACATAATAACTTAACAGAAGTAAACAAGGGCTGGCTGTATGGTCTGCGGACATTGCAACAACTCTATGTTAGCCAGAATGCCATTAACAGGATCAGTCCAGATGCATGGGAGTTCTGCCAAAGACTTTCTGAGCT AGACTTGTCGTACAACCAGCTAACTCGCCTCAAGGAGTCTGCCTTTGTGGGACTTGGTTTATTGGAGAAACTAAACCTGGGTGACAATCACATTAGTCACATTGCTGATGGTGTGTTTAGAGGTCTGACAAATCTTCGAACCTT GGACTTGCGGAACAATGAAATCTCTTGGGCCATAGAAGATGCAAATGAAGCATTTGTGGGACTTGGCAGGCTGGATAAACT AATCTTGCAAGGAAACCAGATTAAATCTATTACCAAAAAAGCATTCTCTGGTCTTGAAGGACTTGAACATCT AGATTTAAGCAACAATGCAGTAATGTCCATCCAAGAAAATGCATTTGCCCAGGCTCACCTGAAGGAGCT AATTTTGAACACTAGCAGCTTGCTTTGTGATTGCCAGTTGAAATGGCTGCCACAGTGGCTCACTGACAGCCATTTACAGCAGGCTGTAAATGTTAGCTGTGCTCATCCTGAATGGTTAGCAGGACAAAGCCTTCTCAGTGTGGACCCTGATGACTTTGTCTgtg ataatttcCCTAAACCGCAGATAAGAGTGCATCCTGAGACCACCTTTGCTCTTCGAGGCATGAATGTGACTCTGACTTGCACTGCTGTGAGCAGCAGTGATTCACCCATGTCCACTGCCTGGCGTAAAGACAGTGAAGTATTGTATGATGCAGAGGTTGAGAATTTTGCCAGATATCAGCAGCAAAGTGGTGAGGTGGTCGAGTATACCACTGTCCTGCACCTTTTCAATGTGAATTTCACTGATGAAGGAAGGTATCAGTGCATTGTCACCAATCACTTTGGCTCTAATTATTCCAACAAAGCCAAGCTGACTGTCAATG AGCTACCTTCCTTCCTGAAAACCCCCATGGATCTTACTATCCGCACTGGGGCAATGGCCCGGCTGGAGTGTGCTGCAGAGGGCCACCCTACTCCACAGATTTCCTGGCAGAAAGATGGTGGCACAGACTTCCCTGCTGCAAGAGAGAGAAGGATGCACGTCATGCCTGAGGATGATGTGTTCTTTATTGCAAATGTGAAAATAGAAGACATGGGAATCTATAGCTGTATGGCACAAAACACTGCAGGTGGTTTGTCAGCAAATGCCACACTGACTGTGTTAG AAACTCCTTCCTTCGTTAGGCCCCTGGAAGACAGAACAGTAACCCGAGGTGAAACTGCTGTCTTGCAGTGCATAGCTGGTGGCAGTCCTGCCCCTCGCCTCAACTGGACTAAAGACGATGGCCCTTTGACAGTCACAGAACGGCATTTTTTTGCTGCAGCAAATCAACTCCTTATCATTGTGGATGCTGGACTAGAGGATGCTGGGAAGTACACATGCATTATGTCCAACACACTGGGCACCGAGCGTGGCCATATTTACCTAAATGTCCTGGCTTCTCCAAATTGTGATTCTTCCCAGAGTGGCATTGTCCATGAGGAGGATGGCTGGACAACAATAGGCATTGTGATTATTGTCGTGGTGTGCTGTGTTGTGGGAACATCCCTGGTATGGGTTATTGTGATCTACCACATGAGAAGGAAGAGTGAAGATTACAGCATCACTAACACAG AGGAGATGAACCTACCTGCAGACATTCCCAGCTATCTGTCCTCCCAAGGAACTCTGTCAGAGCCTCAGGAAGGCTACAGTAACTCAGAGGCAGGAAGCCATCAGCAGCTTATGCCTCCAGCCGGTAGCTACGTGCATAAAGGCACAGATG GTGGTGCAGCGCCATTGGTGATCTGCTCAGACTGTTACGACAACGCTAACATCTATTCCAGGACACGAGAGTACTGTCCATATGCCTACATCACAGAAGAGGACCCCCTGGATCAAACTCTCCCCAATCTCATGGTGCAGATGCCTAAGGAAACATACACAGCACGCACCCAGCATGAAACCAGTACTCTTGATAATCTCTTAGCAGACAGAGACATGTCTGTCTTCCTTACCAACCATGACAaaataagtgaaaagaaaatctcttcCCAGCAGATTAATG aaccTTTTCAGCTTCCTTTATGGGGAGTAAACAAAGACCTAGCGCTCTCTCATTCACACTTTCTGCATCATCAGTCAGCCCGCGAGACCCCACGACCTCTTCGAAGCGAGGGCATTATTGACAGTGACCGGGAACAAGCTGCTTCACCCAGACCTTGCCACAGGTTACGTGAACATAACTTTGATTTTAATAGGACACGGAACGTTCATGACTATAGTGAAACCACTTAA